From Lucilia cuprina isolate Lc7/37 chromosome 4, ASM2204524v1, whole genome shotgun sequence:
GGATGTCTATCGAAACTGCCATAACTAATGTCATCAGCATTGAAATTATCATTGAGTAAATAATTTTGGGGGCCattacttttattgtttttactgCTAAATGGATTACTAAAGCCCCAGTATACTCTCGatatattaaagttttcataACCAATAGGTAATTCCTTTTTTACTACTTCCTCATTATCCAAATTGTTTTTCAGCTCTAATTCTCTTAAATAATCGAAAAATTCTGAATTTTCAAATTCATCTTgcaatttttcttcatttcttaaaatttcacttttaattacaaaaatttgtaaaaatattaataaaaatgtccacttcattttttctaaatttaacacttttacttttttcttcacaaatttttactttataataaatttatatattttattattatttttaataactttcttaaagtgttaaatatttttttgtattcaacCGTTTATTTAAAGCTGCCGTTATAAACTGACCATTAGTTAGTGGTTTATCTAGCAAAGAAAGTTAAgttcctcataaaatttgtgatttaaataagttttcattGTACAGCAGTCCAGCCACTTTTCAACCCAAACTCATTTCGTATGCCGTTCATCGAAATGTTCCACTAAATGTGCCTGGcatattaattatttacaaaagcAAAGAAATGCTCTTTTGGAGGGGAGgaagaaatgtttgtttttttaatttgggttttttttaataaaattatgtgcCATTCATTACAAGtacattattattgttacttGTTTATTTCCATATTTGCAGTTTCTCTATGttataaagcttaaaaaataattatgcaaTTTTGTGGATTAGTTAGTTTGTGTGGGAATGGTCACCCAAATgtagtaaaataataatttttgtggaatatttttaggAGACAGCAGAAAAGTGCTGCAGTGGTGTGGGAGAAGAtgttaaagtaataaatatttaagtaaaaacatcAGATAACAAAAATGTCCCAATTAGctttctatatatctatctatctatctatctatctaactatctatctatctatctatctatctatctactatttatctatatatctatctatctatctatctatctatctatctatctatctatctatctatctatctatctatctatctatctatgtatgtatgtatgtatgtatgtatgtatgtatgtatgtatgtatgtatgtatgtatttatgtatgtatgtatctatctatctatctatctatctatctatctatctatctaactatctatctatctatctatctatctatctatctatctatctatctagctatctatctatctatctatctatctatctatctatctatctatctatctatctatctatctatctatctatctatctatctatctatctatctatacatctCTATATCTATTTACTTTCCTACCGATCTACTTTAGTTTCAAGTAAAAGTAATCTTTAAaactcaataaaaataaattttggaaaaattctgctcaaaatatttcaattaagaGACAAATTTCTGAAATTCAAGAGCATCGTAACATTGAGATTAGACACACATACAAAATCCATGATTTATAGAagaaacttaataaatttaattgaagcttttttcaaataatcttATCAATTGTCGAATCAGTCTCTTAAAAAGAGACGGACTGACCCTATAAATTTACGCATCAAAACAAACAGTGCAAAAAtgatttttgagaaatttgcaaaaatattaatattaaaatttgtaataataattgcaTTGGTCGAGGGCGGTTATCATCATGGATTATCCACCCATACAggtaaaatataatgaaaaatcgaaaatacagaaaataattctaacagtacagatttgtttttgtaagatTGTTTAACCCCTGAACATGTTCGTGGTTCATGTGTACCCTCCGCTAAATGTCGCCGTATAGAATGGATGTTGGACAATTGGTCAGCACCCTATCCGGAGCATGTTGTACGCTATATACGACAAAGTCATTGTGGAACTCAAGGAGATATAGTATGTATacttattaaatgaaattaatcaaAGAGATTAGACTTTGTgaaaatatacacatatttgCCCCAAAAACATGTACTTGTAGTACAGAAATATGAAAACctattagtctatagtactagaacagaattaatgTTCCATGCATTCTATTTCAGCATTTCAATTGTTGTGCTTTTTACGACATTAAGGGTCACATACATCCACCTACACAAAATGCTTATACACCCACTACACCTACACCTCCAGTGCACAATCTTCATCATGCCTTTCACTCGGGTCAGAGTCAACACTTATATTCGAATAATTTACCATTTCAACATCGTCCCACTGCCAATTATATACGACAACCTTTAGGTGAACGTATTTTACGTTCTATGGCCTGTGGTTCCATTAATGGTGATCGTATATCGAATGGTGAACTCGTTAGATTATCAGAATTTCCTTGGATGGTCTTACTGGAAACTCGGGATGTGAGATCTCGAGAAAGATTTCGTTGTTCGGGTACTTTGATAACAAATCAATATGTTTTGACGGCTGGACATTGTGCCGATGCGAAAAATGATATGTGTGTGAACTTAAGTCCGTttctttctatatttttttaatacaatttgttttctgaattatttaattttttagcattTCGGTACGTTTGGGCGAACACGATCTTAAATCTGAACATGATTGTGAGCATTATAAAAAACCTCATGTAGTTTCCTATTGTGCTCCTCCCTATGAAGATGTAGATATTGAAACTATAATTCTACATCCTGAATATAATGCCAATACTTTAGAGAATGATATTGCTCTTATAAGATTGGTAAGATCGGTGGAATTtcaaagtaagttttttttcatatcaaAAACATCGAAAGAatctaacaatattttaatataaaaaggtcATATTAAACCGGTTTGTTTACCCATTGATGCTGGTACAACTAATGAAATACCCACCGATCAAATTGTAGCCGGCTGGGGAGTTACAGAAAAAGGTATGAGAGTCCAGCTATAAGTTAACTTCTTTCCATCTTAACTTTATAACTATCCCTAGGTTATGCCTCTGAAATATTACTGAAAGCCTCTATACCGGTACAACCTTTAGCTGTTTGTCAAAATATCTATCAACCAAATCCTCCTCTCTCTGAGGCAAAACTATGCGCTGGTGGTGTTGATAAACGTAGCACCTGTAGAGCTGATTCTGGTGGTCCCTTATTCACTGCCATTCCCTATGAACATTATCAACGGCGTTATGTACAATTTGGCATTACCTCGGCCGGAAGTAAGGCCTGTGGCGGTAGACATAATTTACCCGGTATCTATACAAATGTTCGAACATTTATACCTTGGATAataagtaatatttattaaaccaaatatttataattggattttaatattaacagctcatgtataaattattattacagcattttacttttgaaaataaattgttaattaaacaattacaaTTGTTGTACAACTTCATTTATTTGTGtaaactaattaattttatttttttaattatgtttaaaatattattgtgtCAAAATTGAAGTCAGATTTTCACACATGATAGTTTTTGGACTTAACGACTGACAGTACTTCTGTCTATCTGTCGGTTATATTTActgattttattaatattgccGGCTAGGGATGGCGTGTTTAGAAACATAAACTTATTCAaaggttgttttgttttcaaattgaaaaaaaagatttttttaattaaattgttctaAACAGTGGTGAAACAGGAATAAAAATTGGATTTTGTAAATGGAATGTAGTCTGGTCATTGTGTGGGCTATAGGCAATACTATACTTTAAATTATAGAATTAAATATTGACTGAAACTAGAATAAAATTGGGCTATAGTATAACCTagtgtctgaactatagactagactaaagtctggaataaagactagactacagtctgaactagAGACTAGATATATATAgtataaattatagactagtatatagtctcgactgtagactagtatatagtctagtatagactagtatatagtatagactagtatatagtctaaaatagactatactatagtatcaactataaactagactatagtaagaactttagactatactatagtattaactataaactaggctatagtatgaactttagactaaactatgctatgactagactatagtatgactagactatagtatgactagactatagtctggactatagactagactatagtctggactatagactagactatagtctggaccatagactagactatagtcaggactacagactagactaaagtctggactatatactagactatagtctagactatagactagactatagtctggactatagactagactatagtctggactatagactagactatagtctggactatagactagactatagtctggactatagactagactatagtctggactatagactatagtctggactatagactagactatagtatggactataaacAATTATAGTTTAACAGTAGCATAATCCAGTCCGACCTAAAAACTatgaataaaatcaataaaatttaaaaaaaaaacaatgttttcaacaaaagtgtaaaatacattaaagACCTCTCAGTTAATTATATTGTACATAATATTGCAATCAAGTCGTATTTgaaaaaagaatagaaaaaaaaacaataaaaacaaattccaaTGAAAGAATAGCATgcaatttagttagttagaattATCTACCAATATTGACAATATCATACTATATGATCATTACGGTGACTGCACAAACATTGTTGCTAAAAGTCCCCACTCAACACCTGAAGCTAAAAGCCtctaaatataaaatcaaacaacataaaaacacCCACCCACCCATTAACACAAATGAAAATAGAACGTCACAAAGAAAACCAAAAGGGGAATGCAACAGACTGGgtcataaaaaaacacaaacaaacaccgGGAATTTGGAATAAAGTAAAGATAAACAAGATTCCCTCTTCTCTAATTAAATCAAGCAATCAGCATGACATACCCAAGTATTAACTATTTACTAACAAAATACAACTGTCAATATATGTAAtcacattaatattatttattttttaaaaatacaatttagttTTAACTTAACTCTTAAACCGAACGGGTCAGCTACAAAGCTATCAAacgcttaaaatattttcagaataTTTTCACTTTCATTACGCGCGTTCAATTAAATTGTAATCATGTCATTTCTAACGGTTCATTCACTTCAAATACTTAAATACTTCTGTGTCATTATAGTAATTTTGTGTAATTTGATCAATGATCATACAATTGCGGCTCAAAGTATTCTAGATCGTTTTCGTCCCAGCTCAAATTTATCTAGTGTTGGTGTCGATGAACAAGTGAAAATTGTTTCCGGCACAAAAGTGAAGCGTTTTGAACGTTTTACAGTGCCATTGGGTGGAACGGTAAATCTTTTGCAACCTCAACCGTCGTTGTATTATGTATGTCCACAAttccaatattttaataattttaggcCTTTATTTGTAACAGGTTGGCCATACTATCCGGTACGGGTAAGAATGTAGAGATTTTTTAAATGAGTTAAATAGACTGACTAATAAAATCGACTGGAGTCTGTaccataaactaaaatatagcctggactatagactatacttttctCAGGGCTGTAGCCTATACTATTGTCTGAACTGTACACTATCGTCTGTACTGTATACTACACTATAGGTTGTAATGTaaactgtactatagtctaatctgtagatgacactaaaaactagacttcagactagactacactctGACTAGACTGTAGCCTGTACTGTGGACTATACAATAATCTGTATTATAGATAcaactttagtctggactgtagactaaactacagtctggattatagacatgacaatagtctggactatagactagactaaaaactagactatagtctggactatagactggactagagtatggactataaactagactataatctggactatagactggactatagactagactatagggtgaactatagtctgaactatagtctggactgtagactagactatagtctggactatagactagactatagtctggactatagtctggactatagactaaactatagtctggactatagactaaactatagtctggactatagactaaactatagtctggactatagactaaactatagtctggactatagattaactattgtctggactatagtctggactatagactagactatagtctggactatagattagactgtagtctggactatagacttgactgtagtctggactatagactctactatagtctggactatagactatactatagtctggactatagtctggactatacactatactatagtctggactattgtctagactatagtctggactatagtctgaactatagtctggactacagactatagtgtggactatagactatagtctggactatagactatagtgtggactatagactatagtctggactatagactacagtctggactatagactatagtttggactatagactatagtctggactatagactatagtctggactatacactatagtctgtactgtagactagactatagtctatagactggactatagttttgactatagtattGCCTAcagatttgactatagtcttgactatagttttgattGTGGAGTGGAATATAGCCTTgattaaagactatactatagttttcACTATAGTCGGGTCTAAATTCTATaagttagactatagtctttcgACTACATTGTATTCTGGACtgttgactagacaatagtctggactgaGTTCAATCATcataaaaattcattgaatgctaaattactttttactatttttgcgAAAATTGATACATATTAAACCGGAATTCTGAAAAAAGTTTGTCAAATTCTCACATTTCCAATGAGTTCCTTGAAATCTAAAATACTATAGAgggttttgtattttgtatatgtcctgatgtttgtaacaaaatattggTCATTAAATCAATATCTGAGTCGATATATGTCCATCTGTCAGTCAACCTATGAAtctaggtcgcaatttttaagataattatattaaattcgaCAGATACTATTATCTTAGCCCAAAAACGatatctattgaaaatggatgaAATCGATCTATTTTTTACAATCGTTTCAACTGAATAGGACTCATAATTTCGttaaatattattgattttgtCTAACGATCGAGCATTATATTAAAGAATTGCAGACTAGATACATGTGAACCTTCTTGAAATCAGTTCGATAGTATATATCAGAttatgagaattttttaaagattttactgGTTTTCGCGTCTGTCTTCCGTacaaatttagttaattttgttttagtgaCAGATCATTGTCTCCGGAgtttaatattaacatttttataattggCCTAAATCCTCACAATCATTAGCAACAAGCATTTCCCCCTTGTCCAAATCCATAAAACTTTTTAACCTTTTCCTATAGGTGGCACCACAATGGCAGGCAGGAGCTAAAATAACAGGTGAAGGTATAGATGGTATGATAACTTTCCAGCAGTTGCCCTATAATAATGACATCAAGGTTACTCTGAATGCCACTGGTATACCAGCCGGTAAACATGCTCTACACATACACACCTATGGCGACCTAACAGATGGCTGTAAATCGACTGGAGGACAATTTCCAAATAATTTTGtaggaattttttgaaaaaaaaaatgaaattctatagaaaagtaaatatttatattttatatattttcttttttaatccaGCTAGGCAATATCGATGTAAAAGAAGGCGGCGAAATAAATGTGGCCTTTATCAGTGTCTATTTAACATTGTTCGGTTATAATGGCATTATAGGACGTTCTATTGTTATACACGAGAAACCTATTGATTTGAATACAGCCTTAAATGCTGATATATTTTCATCGTCTCTACATGCTCTACCAAATAATCAGGCATTTCAGAATGAAGAGAATTCTGTGGGCGAACCAATAGCTTGTGGTGTTATCAGCATTATGGGTGTACCAGTTGcagagaaataaaatttatttaataattttatatgtaatttaattttaagaaaataaaaattattttttttttttgcaaatcgtttattacttattattataaagaaaaataggTATCTCTTAAAAAagagaccagactagactaaattctagtctatatatccgtctgaaatctagtctatagaacggactataatctaatctatatatCAGActttattctaatctatagttcagactatagtctaaacttcaAACCATACTTTATTCTATTAAatactctatagtttagactatagtctagtctatagttcatattacagtctagtttttagttttcactATAGTCCTTATAGTCCATTGTTTAGCCTActgtttagtctataatttagcctatacttagactatagtctagtctataatttggactataatctaatctatagttcagactatagtctcctttataatgcagactatagtcaattctataacTGAGACTAAAGATTGCTATATAATTCAGTTTAAAGTATATTCTgctctataattcagactatagttctgactgtggtctagtctataattcagattattgtctattctataactcagactttagtctagtctataagtaaaatgtaaaattctagaaaaatataaataaacatttaaaacaataataatattgataaaagagatttgaaaattactatttacttaaGATATTAAGTTGTTCTTCTTCTggattcattttcattttattttcttgtttttgttgattgtgttttctcatttataacttaggtttaattggccaataacactcagttaaactaaaataataagagCGGGTTTCTTACTTCTCAGTTAAaataggcttaacttgctgttagattaaactcggaacaaatttaggcggactttaacggatgattgtgtttttcagttttagatttaagctcagttaactttgttagtattgccaacttttcactcaaaaacataaacaatgaacagctgttttttgtaaacaatacttttgtaaaatggaaaattatggaaaaatgttaaataaacatttaaaacaataatacataaaacaaaacaaatcaaaaaattacaatttacataaaatattaagtttttattctttcaaaatcattgttttattgtttttgttaattgtgttttctcacttataacttgagtttaattggccaattacactcagttaaactatgataataagtaactttactgataacttaaaaacacgaaacatatattaaaccaggtttaaccaaagaatgaagattatctttatcagaaaaactcgacCTAAGTAAcattactgattactgaaaaacaaaaaccatcgattaaactaggtttaatcAAAGAATGTATactatctttatctgaaaaccaGCCCTATTTTTGGAAACTATCAGCCCTTTCGGTTACGTTTtt
This genomic window contains:
- the LOC111685829 gene encoding serine protease grass-like, which produces MIFEKFAKILILKFVIIIALVEGGYHHGLSTHTDCLTPEHVRGSCVPSAKCRRIEWMLDNWSAPYPEHVVRYIRQSHCGTQGDIHFNCCAFYDIKGHIHPPTQNAYTPTTPTPPVHNLHHAFHSGQSQHLYSNNLPFQHRPTANYIRQPLGERILRSMACGSINGDRISNGELVRLSEFPWMVLLETRDVRSRERFRCSGTLITNQYVLTAGHCADAKNDIISVRLGEHDLKSEHDCEHYKKPHVVSYCAPPYEDVDIETIILHPEYNANTLENDIALIRLVRSVEFQSHIKPVCLPIDAGTTNEIPTDQIVAGWGVTEKGYASEILLKASIPVQPLAVCQNIYQPNPPLSEAKLCAGGVDKRSTCRADSGGPLFTAIPYEHYQRRYVQFGITSAGSKACGGRHNLPGIYTNVRTFIPWIISNIY
- the LOC111687043 gene encoding superoxide dismutase [Cu-Zn], chloroplastic isoform X1 codes for the protein MSFLTVHSLQILKYFCVIIVILCNLINDHTIAAQSILDRFRPSSNLSSVGVDEQVKIVSGTKVKRFERFTVPLGGTVNLLQPQPSLYYVCPQFQYFNNFRPLFVTGWPYYPVRVAPQWQAGAKITGEGIDGMITFQQLPYNNDIKVTLNATGIPAGKHALHIHTYGDLTDGCKSTGGQFPNNFLGNIDVKEGGEINVAFISVYLTLFGYNGIIGRSIVIHEKPIDLNTALNADIFSSSLHALPNNQAFQNEENSVGEPIACGVISIMGVPVAEK
- the LOC111687043 gene encoding superoxide dismutase [Cu-Zn] 5 isoform X3; this encodes MSFLTVHSLQILKYFCVIIVILCNLINDHTIAAQSILDRFRPSSNLSSVGVDEQVKIVSGTKVKRFERFTVPLGGTVAPQWQAGAKITGEGIDGMITFQQLPYNNDIKVTLNATGIPAGKHALHIHTYGDLTDGCKSTGGQFPNNFLGNIDVKEGGEINVAFISVYLTLFGYNGIIGRSIVIHEKPIDLNTALNADIFSSSLHALPNNQAFQNEENSVGEPIACGVISIMGVPVAEK
- the LOC111687043 gene encoding superoxide dismutase [Cu-Zn] 5 isoform X2 translates to MSFLTVHSLQILKYFCVIIVILCNLINDHTIAAQSILDRFRPSSNLSSVGVDEQVKIVSGTKVKRFERFTVPLGGTVNLLQPQPSLYYVAPQWQAGAKITGEGIDGMITFQQLPYNNDIKVTLNATGIPAGKHALHIHTYGDLTDGCKSTGGQFPNNFLGNIDVKEGGEINVAFISVYLTLFGYNGIIGRSIVIHEKPIDLNTALNADIFSSSLHALPNNQAFQNEENSVGEPIACGVISIMGVPVAEK